The following proteins are co-located in the Maridesulfovibrio sp. genome:
- a CDS encoding hemolysin family protein has protein sequence MDDGSEGRLWAKMVNIFKKSDSPLEEHILEASEDGKIKDEVVSMLLNVLELKDTEAHEIMIPRTDMIGVEISGGLADVAEEIIINGHSRIPVYQDTKDRIVGIIHAKDIIAPLLRGKIDTPLEEIMRKPFFVSENIKVKSLLKEFQTGRVHMAILQDEYGGTSGLITMEDVLEEIVGDISDEHDADRPSDFNELEDGKFLISGRVPLTEVSERLGLTLESEHVESIGGYLSELTGRIPHVGEFINISGYRFTVHAGDAKQIISILIDPPTGK, from the coding sequence TTGGACGACGGTTCTGAAGGCCGATTGTGGGCCAAAATGGTCAATATTTTTAAAAAATCAGACTCTCCCCTTGAAGAGCACATTCTCGAAGCTAGTGAAGACGGCAAAATCAAAGATGAAGTCGTTTCCATGCTGCTCAATGTTCTTGAACTCAAGGACACCGAAGCCCATGAAATCATGATTCCGCGCACAGATATGATCGGCGTTGAAATAAGCGGCGGTCTGGCTGATGTTGCTGAAGAAATCATTATAAACGGGCACTCCCGCATCCCTGTTTATCAGGATACCAAAGACCGCATCGTGGGCATCATCCACGCCAAAGACATAATCGCCCCGCTGCTCAGGGGGAAGATTGATACACCGCTTGAAGAAATCATGCGGAAGCCTTTTTTTGTTTCTGAGAATATAAAGGTTAAATCACTGCTCAAGGAATTTCAGACCGGACGCGTACACATGGCCATCCTTCAGGATGAGTATGGCGGAACCTCCGGACTGATCACCATGGAAGATGTTCTTGAAGAAATCGTCGGTGACATTTCAGATGAACACGATGCAGATCGTCCATCAGACTTCAATGAACTGGAAGATGGGAAATTCCTTATCTCCGGCAGGGTTCCCCTGACAGAAGTATCCGAAAGACTCGGCTTGACCCTTGAATCAGAACATGTTGAATCTATCGGCGGATACCTTTCCGAATTAACGGGCAGAATTCCTCATGTCGGAGAATTCATTAATATTTCCGGCTACAGATTCACCGTACATGCAGGTGATGCCAAGCAGATTATTTCAATCCTGATAGACCCGCCAACCGGTAAATAG
- the lnt gene encoding apolipoprotein N-acyltransferase → MHPAVPIFIAMLSAGLGYANPLLHLPAAILAFPLALGMIAFSALSPRKALKQGWIAGSLASLACMYWIAYPVGVYGGLSWALAIPCPILVAMLMGTYYGIYTYILNYAARALPPFALCIFSGLLWTSMETAQGFLFSGFPWMTLSSALAFRPEWIQGAAFIGAYGLSGLLVSVATAILCWRISHPAKVWAIAVIAVVIILGGMRTSAEQFSDLLKTGDTSIGLIQGNIDQAKKWDAKYKKATFEKYIRLSRQVIHKTDLVIWPETAMPFYLQDGGIMRAEIMNFASETKTPVLTGAPGYILHSKGDFSLYNRAYLISPDKKYMDWYDKSHLVPFGEYMPFKEFIPLGKLVQGAGDFIPGSDASPLQSGDLAMGMLICYEGIFPELAQERVEKGANILINISNDAWYGDTSAPRQHLSLVTMRAVEQGRYMLRGTNTGISACIDPLGRVSHATELFVDTAVAAEAGLISGNTFYHQNHKAVSTTPLSLTLLCAIWIIINRHKNRAEIKI, encoded by the coding sequence ATGCATCCAGCTGTTCCGATCTTTATTGCAATGCTGTCTGCGGGGCTTGGTTATGCCAATCCCCTGCTCCATCTTCCTGCTGCCATCCTGGCTTTTCCGCTGGCTCTGGGAATGATTGCCTTCTCGGCACTATCCCCGCGCAAGGCACTGAAACAAGGCTGGATTGCAGGGTCATTGGCCTCTCTGGCCTGCATGTACTGGATCGCCTATCCAGTCGGAGTATATGGCGGTCTCTCGTGGGCACTGGCCATACCGTGCCCCATACTGGTCGCCATGCTGATGGGTACCTACTATGGCATTTACACCTACATCCTCAACTATGCAGCCAGAGCATTACCACCTTTTGCGCTCTGCATTTTCAGTGGATTACTTTGGACCAGCATGGAGACAGCGCAAGGATTTCTCTTCTCGGGATTCCCGTGGATGACCCTGTCATCTGCTCTGGCTTTCAGACCGGAATGGATTCAGGGAGCAGCTTTTATCGGTGCATACGGTCTTTCAGGCCTGCTGGTTTCAGTGGCAACAGCAATATTGTGCTGGAGAATTTCCCACCCTGCAAAAGTCTGGGCTATTGCTGTAATTGCAGTGGTGATCATCCTCGGCGGTATGCGCACCAGCGCGGAACAATTTTCTGATCTGTTAAAGACCGGAGACACCTCCATCGGCCTGATTCAGGGAAATATCGATCAGGCAAAAAAGTGGGATGCAAAGTATAAAAAAGCAACCTTTGAAAAATACATCCGGCTAAGCAGGCAGGTAATCCACAAAACCGATCTTGTAATCTGGCCGGAAACAGCCATGCCTTTTTACCTGCAGGACGGCGGCATCATGCGTGCGGAAATTATGAATTTCGCATCTGAAACCAAGACCCCGGTTCTAACAGGAGCCCCCGGATACATTCTGCACAGCAAAGGTGATTTTTCTCTCTACAACAGGGCCTATCTTATCTCACCCGATAAGAAATACATGGACTGGTACGACAAATCGCATCTGGTTCCTTTCGGTGAATACATGCCCTTTAAAGAATTTATTCCACTTGGCAAGCTGGTGCAGGGGGCGGGAGACTTTATCCCCGGTTCAGACGCATCTCCGCTTCAAAGCGGCGACCTTGCTATGGGTATGCTCATTTGCTATGAAGGAATCTTTCCGGAACTTGCACAAGAAAGAGTCGAAAAAGGAGCCAACATACTGATAAACATCAGTAATGATGCATGGTATGGTGACACATCAGCACCACGGCAACATCTCAGCCTAGTAACCATGAGGGCTGTGGAGCAAGGCCGCTATATGCTCAGGGGAACCAATACCGGTATCTCCGCATGCATTGATCCGCTGGGACGGGTCAGCCACGCAACCGAACTCTTTGTTGATACAGCAGTAGCTGCAGAAGCCGGACTTATAAGCGGTAATACTTTTTACCACCAAAATCACAAAGCAGTGAGCACCACCCCGCTGTCACTGACTTTGCTTTGCGCAATATGGATAATTATAAACCGTCACAAAAATCGGGCGGAAATTAAAATATAA
- the prfB gene encoding peptide chain release factor 2 (programmed frameshift), whose protein sequence is MLQFSDLKSKAVTCIEKYESLWGRLDHAQSKERLEEIEHDLSKPGAWDKPDALTPVLREKSMLEEKVTSYDTLSSSKDDVEEWLMMASEDQDQEILEALSENVEKLAKLVEQTELAALLSGPEDKSTAIIEIHPGAGGIESQDWAEMLLRMYLRWADKRNWKTSYLDYQPDDEAGIKGVTLRIEGLYAYGFLKGEAGIHRLIRISPFDASGRRHTSFASVDVYPEISQDIEIEVKDEDLRIDVFRASGPGGQHVNKTNSAVRITHLPTNIVVQCQNEKSQLKNKETAMKVLKSRLYEQELKRQEESKKADYATKDSIGFGSQIRTYTLQPYRLVKDHRCGAEDGNVEAVLDGELDGLIRKYMLNAYGGENER, encoded by the exons ATGCTTCAATTCTCAGACCTCAAATCCAAGGCCGTAACCTGCATAGAAAAATACGAATCCCTCTGGGGGCGTCTT GACCACGCTCAAAGCAAAGAAAGGCTTGAAGAGATAGAACACGACCTGAGCAAACCCGGCGCATGGGATAAACCGGATGCACTGACCCCGGTACTGCGCGAAAAATCCATGCTTGAAGAGAAGGTGACCTCATATGACACCCTTTCTTCCAGCAAAGACGATGTTGAAGAATGGTTGATGATGGCCTCTGAAGATCAGGATCAGGAGATTCTTGAAGCCCTTTCAGAGAACGTTGAAAAGCTTGCCAAGCTCGTGGAACAGACCGAGCTTGCCGCGCTGCTGTCCGGACCGGAAGATAAAAGCACGGCCATTATTGAAATTCACCCCGGAGCCGGCGGAATTGAATCTCAGGATTGGGCTGAAATGCTGTTACGCATGTACCTTCGCTGGGCAGACAAACGTAACTGGAAAACCAGTTATCTTGACTACCAGCCTGATGATGAAGCCGGTATCAAGGGTGTAACCCTGCGTATTGAAGGTCTCTACGCCTATGGTTTTCTCAAAGGAGAAGCAGGAATCCATCGTTTGATCCGCATTTCTCCTTTTGATGCTTCCGGCAGAAGACATACTTCCTTTGCATCGGTAGACGTTTACCCTGAAATTTCACAGGATATTGAAATTGAGGTAAAAGACGAAGATCTCCGCATTGACGTTTTCCGGGCCAGCGGTCCCGGCGGGCAGCACGTCAACAAGACAAACTCTGCGGTACGCATCACCCATCTGCCCACAAATATTGTTGTTCAGTGCCAGAATGAAAAATCACAGCTGAAAAACAAAGAAACCGCCATGAAAGTCCTCAAATCCCGACTTTACGAACAGGAACTCAAGAGACAGGAAGAAAGCAAAAAAGCTGACTATGCCACCAAGGATTCCATCGGATTCGGCAGTCAGATCAGGACATACACTCTGCAACCTTACCGACTGGTCAAGGACCATCGATGCGGAGCCGAAGACGGCAATGTCGAAGCGGTTCTGGACGGCGAACTCGACGGCCTGATCAGAAAATACATGCTGAACGCATATGGCGGAGAAAATGAGCGCTGA
- a CDS encoding GGDEF domain-containing protein encodes MSAEYIAENEASLLEELLSVRDRFCNEKEVCHTNECPEGLAVLRLCPGMTLKAWEILAERHGLNDWMTVPLDRNMAPHLNHVQSVLQELSYKTEHDPLTGLSNRRVFERTLDQEIERTRRNKTPLTLAILDLDNFKKINDTWGHLKGDEVLIDFADLLSQNSRRYDLVARIGGEEFAIILSGVGLVKAKQLLERLLDKVRGLTFTKPGSNETFSITCSAGISCFKGIVDVEMHELISKADKALYDAKKSGKDQVCSADILDFETVTKETLVHANEKKFLFTGN; translated from the coding sequence ATGAGCGCTGAGTACATCGCTGAAAATGAAGCCAGCCTTCTCGAAGAGCTGCTTTCCGTGCGTGACAGATTCTGCAATGAAAAAGAGGTCTGCCATACGAATGAATGCCCGGAAGGACTGGCTGTTTTACGGCTCTGTCCGGGGATGACTCTCAAAGCTTGGGAGATCCTCGCGGAGAGGCATGGTTTGAATGACTGGATGACTGTTCCCCTTGACCGGAACATGGCCCCGCATCTCAACCATGTGCAATCTGTTTTGCAGGAACTATCCTACAAAACGGAGCATGACCCGCTGACCGGACTTTCCAACCGCAGGGTCTTTGAAAGAACCCTTGATCAGGAAATAGAAAGAACCAGACGAAATAAAACCCCTCTGACCCTTGCTATACTTGATCTGGATAACTTCAAAAAAATCAACGATACCTGGGGGCACCTGAAAGGTGACGAAGTGCTGATTGATTTTGCCGATCTCCTTTCCCAAAACTCACGCCGCTATGACCTTGTGGCTAGAATCGGCGGAGAAGAATTTGCAATCATCCTTTCGGGTGTGGGTCTGGTAAAAGCCAAACAGCTTCTGGAAAGATTGCTGGATAAAGTGCGTGGACTGACCTTTACCAAACCGGGAAGCAATGAGACTTTTTCAATAACATGCTCTGCTGGAATCTCCTGCTTCAAAGGCATAGTGGATGTTGAAATGCACGAACTGATAAGCAAGGCGGACAAGGCTCTTTACGATGCCAAAAAGTCCGGCAAGGATCAGGTTTGCTCTGCTGACATTCTTGACTTTGAAACAGTTACCAAGGAAACCCTTGTACATGCCAATGAGAAAAAGTTTTTATTTACAGGAAATTAA
- a CDS encoding MinD/ParA family protein: MINANKTLSLAIMSGKGGVGKTNLSLNLSYALNTGGNSLLLMDCDLGLANLDVLLGISPESNMQDLLTSSAKPSDIVIPIEPGKKFDILPAASGVPELVEMDEDMQDLLFSKITELVGGYQYLVLDLGAGINGTVLSFAAMTQMRIVVITPEPTSLTDSYALIKVLHSQHNVSDFNIIVNQASNEKEARETFNRLNMACEKFLNIKLKNMGYVRYDPAVTEAVRRQIPFIKYAPKSDASRDILNIAVKIQKIRMENMGRLSERPVMKKFPTLDD, translated from the coding sequence ATGATCAACGCCAATAAAACATTAAGCCTTGCTATCATGAGCGGTAAAGGTGGAGTCGGTAAGACCAACCTCTCCCTTAACCTTTCCTATGCCTTGAACACAGGCGGCAACAGCCTGCTGCTCATGGACTGTGACCTCGGTCTGGCAAACCTCGACGTCCTGCTGGGCATTTCCCCGGAATCAAACATGCAGGACCTGCTGACCAGCAGCGCCAAGCCCTCTGATATTGTAATACCCATTGAGCCGGGAAAGAAATTCGACATCCTGCCTGCAGCTTCCGGTGTGCCGGAGCTGGTGGAAATGGACGAAGACATGCAGGATCTCCTGTTCAGCAAAATAACTGAGCTTGTTGGCGGATACCAGTATCTGGTGCTCGACCTCGGTGCCGGAATCAACGGGACAGTACTCTCTTTTGCTGCCATGACGCAGATGAGAATTGTAGTCATTACCCCGGAACCGACCTCTCTGACAGACAGTTACGCCCTGATCAAGGTTCTTCATTCCCAACACAATGTCAGTGATTTCAACATAATAGTAAACCAGGCTTCCAATGAAAAAGAAGCCCGGGAGACTTTCAACCGCTTGAATATGGCCTGCGAAAAATTTCTTAATATTAAGTTGAAAAATATGGGCTATGTGCGCTATGATCCAGCAGTAACAGAAGCCGTAAGGCGGCAGATTCCTTTTATTAAGTATGCTCCTAAATCTGATGCAAGTCGCGATATCCTGAATATTGCTGTTAAAATTCAGAAGATCAGAATGGAAAATATGGGCAGACTCAGTGAAAGACCTGTCATGAAAAAATTTCCAACACTGGACGACTAA
- a CDS encoding HU family DNA-binding protein: MNKSELIKSLAEEKGLHVDESAEIVDAFVDAIKEALVRGDRVEIRGFGSFKMKEYKGYTGRNPKTGDVVDVTPKKLPFFRPGKELKEYLNA, from the coding sequence ATGAACAAAAGCGAACTGATCAAGAGTCTTGCGGAAGAAAAAGGTCTCCACGTGGATGAATCAGCCGAAATTGTTGATGCATTTGTAGATGCCATCAAAGAGGCGCTTGTTCGCGGCGACAGAGTTGAAATCAGAGGTTTCGGCAGCTTTAAGATGAAAGAATACAAAGGGTACACCGGACGTAACCCTAAAACAGGTGATGTCGTAGACGTTACCCCTAAGAAACTGCCTTTTTTCCGTCCCGGTAAAGAGCTGAAAGAATATTTGAACGCTTAA